A region of the Pseudarthrobacter sp. MM222 genome:
AGGCGATGACGTCGCGGATGGACTCGACGCCGGCCAGCAGCGCGACCACGCGGTCCCAGCCGAAGGCGATGCCGCCGTGCGGAGGCGCGCCGAACTTGAAGCCCTCGAGCAGGAACCCGAACTTGGTCTGGGCATCCGCCTTGTCCAGTCCCATCAGCTCGAAGACCCGCTCCTGGACCTCGCGCTCGTGGATACGGATGGAGCCGCCGCCGATTTCGTTGCCGTTGCAGACGATGTCGTAGGCGTAGGAGAGCGCAGACTCGGGATCCTGGTCGAAGCTGTCCATGAACTCGGGCTTGGGCGAGGTGAACGCGTGGTGCACGGCAGTCCACTGGCCGGCTCCGACAGCGACGTCACCGGAGGCGACGGCGGCTGCGGCCGGTTCGAACATGGGCGCGTCAACGACCCAGACAAACGCCCAGTCCTTCGGGTTGATCAGGCCGGTGCGGTGGCCGATCTCCACGCGGGCGGCACCCAGCAGGGCGCGCGACGGGGACTTCTCGCCGGCGGCGAAGAAGATGCAGTCGCCCGGCTTGGCGCCAACGGCGTCGGCGAGGCCCTCACGTTCGGTGTCGGTGAGGTTCTTGGCTACGGGGCCGGTCAGTTCGCCGTCCTCCTTGAACAGGACGTACGCAAGGCCCTTCGCGCCGCGCTGCTTGGCCCATTCCTGCCAGGCGTCGAGGGCGCGGCGGGCCTGCGAGGCGCCACCCGGCATGACGACGGCGCCCACGTAGGGGGCCTTGAAGACGCCGAAGTTGGTGTCCTTGAAGAACTCGGTGAGCTCGGTGAGCTCCAGGCCGAAGCGCAGGTCGGGCTTGTCCGAGCCGTAGCGTGCCATCGCGTCGGAGTACGTGATGCGCTGGATCGGGGTCGGGATCTCGACGTCGATCAGCTTCCAGAGAGCCTTCACAATGGCTTCGCCGAGGCGGATGATGTCGTCCTGCTCCACGAAGCTGGCTTCGATGTCGAGCTGGGTGAATTCGGGCTGGCGGTCCGCGCGGAAGTCCTCATCGCGGTAGCAGCGGGCGATCTGGTAGTACTTTTCGAAGCCGCCCACCTGCAGGAGTTGCTTGAACAGCTGCGGGGACTGCGGCAGCGCGTACCAGGAGCCGGGGGCCAGGCGTGCCGGGACGACGAAGTCGCGGGCGCCTTCCGGCGTCGAACGCGTCAGGGTGGGGGTTTCGATTTCGACGAAACCGTCCTCGTGGAGCAGTTCACGGGCAACCCGGTTGGCTTCGGAGCGCAGGCGCAGGTTGCGGGCGGGGCCCGGACGGCGCAGATCAAGGTAGCGGTGCTTGAGGCGTGCCTCCTCGCCCACCTCGACGTGCTCATCGATCTGGAAAGGCAGCGGATCCGAGGTGTTGAGGATGGTGACCTTTTCGGCCAGAACCTCGATCTCGCCGGTGGCCAGCGCAGCGTTCTCGTTGCCCTCGGGGCGCTTGGAGACGGTGCCGATGATCTGCAGCACGAACTCGTTGCGCAGACCGTGGAAGACCTCTTCCTCGCGGACGACGACCTGGGCGACGCCCGAAGCGTCGCGCAGGTCAACGAAGGCGACACCACCGTGGTCACGACGCCGGCCGACCCAGCCGGCCAGGGTTACGGTTTGTCCAATGTGCTCGGAGCGAAGGGATCCGAGGTCATGTGTGCGCAGCACAGCACGCCTTTCTGAAGAAGACAGTCTGAAGAAAACAGAGGGAAGACAGAATCAAGGTGGAGTGGACCGCTACGGGAACGGTCCCGTTCGAGTTTACCCGCTGGCCGGGCACGTCCCGGAATGACAACCCCTCATGCGGCTGTCATTCCGGGGCGGGCCCGGGTTGCAGGCAGCGCGGCAGCTAGGCCATGGTGACCTGGACGTGCAGGTCTTCCTCCGCCGGGGCCCAGCTGGCCGGATCGGCGTCGGTTTGTTCGCCGGAGCGGATGTCCTTGACCTGGTGCTTGCCGTCGTCGTCGGTGAACCAGACAAAGGGGATGCCGCGGCGGTCGGCGAACTTGATTTGCTTGCCGAACTTTTCGGCTTTCGCGGCGACCTCGGTGGCGATGCCCCTGGCGCGCAGCTTCTCGGCGACATCCTGGGCCGCTCCCCAGCTGTCATCGTTGGTGAGCGTCACCAGCACGGCAGTCGGCACCGAGCGCGAGGCCTTGGCGAGGTCCTGGCTGAGGATCCGGGAGACCAGCCGGGTCACGCCGATGGAGAGCCCGACGCCGGGGAACGTCCGGTTGCCCTTGCTGGCCAGTGCGTCGTAGCGTCCGCCGGAGCAGATCGAGCCGAGCTGTTCGTGGCCGACGAGGACCGTCTCCACCACGGTACCGGTGTAGTAGTCCAGGCCGCGGGCGATGCTGAGGTCCGCGACCACGCGGCCGGGCGCGCGCTGGACGGCGGCAGCAATGACCTGCTCCAGCTCGTTGAGGCCTTCCTCGAGCAGCTCGTTGCGCACGCCCAGTGCCCGGACCTGCTCCACGAAGGACGTGTCCTCGGTGCGGATCGAGGCGAGCTTGAGCGCCGACTCGGCCTGCTCCGGGGTGGCGCCGAGTTCGGACTGCAGCAGCGCGGCGACTTTGGCGGGGCCAATCTTTTCCAGCTTGTCGATGCTGCGCAGTACGCCGGCGGTGTCCGTCAGGCCGATGCCGTTGTAGAAGCCCTCGGCCAGCTTCCGGTTGTTGATCCGGAGCAGGAAGTCCGGGATCGGCAGGGCGCCCAGCGCTTCGGCGATCACCAGGGCGATTTCGACGTCGTACCGGAACGGCAGTTCGCCGTCGCCGACGATGTCGATGTCCGCCTGGGTGAACTCCCGGGCGCGGCCCTCCTGCGGCCGTTCCCCGCGCCAGACCTTCTGGACCTGGTAGCGGCGGAACGGGAAGGCGAGGTAGCCGGCGTTCTCCACGACGTAGCGGGCGAACGGGACCGTGAGGTCAAAGTGCAGGGCGAGGGCGTGCGGGTCGCCCTTAGAGGACTTGGCTTCGTCGCTTTCCTCATCCTGCAGTCGGCTGAGGCCGTAAACCTCTTTGTCGATCTCGCCCTTGCGCAGCAGCTGGCCCACGGTTTCCACGGCCCGGGTCTCGATCGAGGAGAAGCCATGGAGCTCAAAGACACGGCGCAGGGTGTCCAGCACATGCAGCTCCACCAGCCGCTCCTCGGGAAGCCACTCGGGGAATCCGGACAGGGAGGCGGTGCGTGCCATGGTGGATTTTCTCCTCAGGTATCACCGGCCGGGAACTGGTGCCGCGTTTCCGGCCGTAACGGGTTGTCCGAAACGGGGAACAGATAGGCGGCAGACCGGCCAGTCGTGCATAAACTGTGTGCGGCAGTCAGTTTATGCGTTGAACGCCGGCTTCTCTAATGCGGCCGGACAGGCTTGGGGCTGCCTCCAGCTTTACAGCTGAAACCGCGACGGCGCCATGGCCCGCCGGGGTTCCGGCCCGACAACCAGGAGGACTTTTGGCGGCCAGTTCACGGAGCGCCCGCGATGCCAAGCGGCGCGTCCAGCAGATGGAGGCGAAGCGCGAGCTTCGACGGGAACAGGATAAGCGCCGGAAGCGCGACAACATCCTCGCCATCGGCGCCGGCGGCGCGGCGGTGGCCCTGGCCCTCGTCCTCCAGCTGACGGTCTTTTCCTCCAACCCGACCGAGGCGGAGTTCGCCGCGGCGCAGGCCGACCTGGCTTCCCCGTCCGCGACGCCGTCGGCCTCGCCCAGCAACGGCGACAACATCCCGAAACCTGAGACCGCGGCCGGCCAGACCTTTACGGGAGAGCTCAAGCTCAACGCCGGCACGCTGGGCGTCGAACTGGACGGCACCAAGGCCCCGCAGGCCGCTGCCGTCTTCAAGTCCCTGGCGGACCAGAACTTCTACGCCGGCCTCAGCTGCCACCGTCTCACCACTGGCGAAACCTTCGGCGTGCTGCAGTGCGGCTCCAAAACCGGCGACGGCAGCGCCGATCCGGCCTACACCTGGGGTCCGCTGGAAAACACGCCGCCGGACAACAACTATCCGGCAGGCACCATCGCGGTCGCCAGGACCGGCGGGAATGCCAACGGTAACGGCACGCAGTTCTTCATCGTGTACAAGGACACCGTCATCCCGGCCGACGCCGCCGGCGGCTACACCGTGGTGGGCAAGGTTACCTCCGGCCTGGACGTCGTCTCCGGAATCGCCGCCGCAGGCCTTAAACCCGGTGATAACGCCACAGACGGCGCACCTGTGGAACCAGTCACGATAGACTCGTTCTCACTGAAGTAACCAGCCGCGGCCCTCGTGGCCGCGGTGCCGGTATTTCCCTCCAAGCGAAAGACTTCTAGCGGTGACAGACAGTCAGAAATCCGACGAAACAGTGTCAGCAGCAGCTGCCAACGAGACCGAAACCGAGGCAACGTCCGCAGGACAAGCACCAGGACAAGCATCAGCACAGGCAACGGGACAAGAGGCAGAACAAGCGACCGACACCCCCACAGCGACAGCACCGGAGGCGACCGTAGAGCCGCAGGCGACTGAGGCCGAGACCGTAGAGCCGCAGACAACTGAGGCCGAGACCGTAGAGCCGCAGGCGGAGGCCGCCCCGGCGTCCCCGGAAGCGGACGCCGCGCCGGAGGCAGCAGCTCCCGAAGCTACAGCACCGGCTCCGGCCGAGCCCGCTGCCGCCGAGCCCGGAGCTGCAGCACCCGCTCCTGCGGAGGCAGCAGCTCCCGAAGCTCCGGCACCCGCTTCTGCAGAGCCCGAGGCCGCCACCTCCTCCCCCGCCCCGGCCCGTCCTGCGCCGTCCCCGGCAGCGTTCGCGGCCCGGCCCAAGGCCAAGCCCTCCCCGGCCGCACCGGCTGCCGCCCCGGCGTCCGTTTCCTCCGCTGCTTCCCTCGCCGAGGCCTCCCGCTGGGGCCGCGTCGAAGGCGACGGCCACGTCTTCCTGACCGTGGACGGCGAGGAGCACCCGGTCGGACAGTACCCGGACGTCAGCGACGACGAGGCCCTGGGTTACTTCGCCCGGAAGTACGACGACGTCGTCGCGCAGATCGTCCTGCTGGAACAGCGCGTCAGCTCCAAGGCGCCCACCACGGACATGCAAAAGACCGTCACGCACCTGCGCGAACAGCTGGCAGAACGGAACATGGTGGGCGATATCCGCTCAGCCGAAGCCCGACTGGATGCCCTGGTCACGCAGATCAGCGAACTCGAGAAGGTCGAGAAGGCCGAACACGACGCCGTCCGGGCCGCCGAACTGGCAGCCCGCGAAGCCATCGTGGCGGAGGCCGAAGAGATCGCCGGGCACGATCCGGCGCAGATCCAGTGGAAGACCTCCAGCGCCCGGATGAACGACCTCTTTGAGAGCTGGAAGACGGCACAGAAGAGCGGCGTTCGGCTCGGCCGTAGCAACGAAGACGCCCTCTGGAAGCGTTTCCGTGCTGCCCGCACCGTCTTTGACCGGCACCGCCGGGCCTACTTCTCGCAGCTGGACAGCAACAACTCGGCAGCCAAGGCCGCCAAGGAGAAGCTAATCACGGAGGCGGAAGCACTCTCCTCCTCGACCGACTGGGGCTTTGCGGCCGGCGAATACCGCCGCCTCATGGACCAGTGGAAGGCCTCACCCCGTGCCAGCCGCAAGGACGACGACGCCCTCTGGGCACGTTTCCGGGCCGCGCAGGACGTGTTCTTCACGAACCGGCAGGCAGCCAATGACGAGATCGACCAGGAATACGGTGCAAACCTGGTCGTGAAGGAAGCGCTGCTGGTGGAAGCCAGCGAGCTGCTGCCCATCAAGGACCTCGCGGCCGCCAAGAAAGCCCTCCAGTCCATCCGCGACCGCTGGGAAGAAGCGGGCAAGGTGCCGCGCGCCGACATGGCCCGCATCGAAGCAGGCCTCCGAAAGGTGGAGGACGCCGTCCGCCATGCCGAGGAGGAAAACTGGAAGCGGTCGAATCCGGAAACGAAGGCCCGCACTAACAGCGCGCTGAGTCAGCTGGAATCCGCCATCGCCGGTCTCAAGGATGACCTTGCCAAGGCGGAGAAGGCAGGCGACGAGCGCAAGATCAAGGCAGCCCGGGAGGCTCTCGAAGCCCGTCAGGCATGGCTGGAACAGCTCGAACGCTCAGCGAGCGAGCTCTCCTAGCGCTCCACCGGAAAACACTCCAGGCCCCGTTTCGGTTATCCACATGACCGCGACGGGGCCTGTTTCATTTTCCGGGCAGCCGGGACGATTGCTGCATGGTCCACCCGCCCGGCGCCGCTGACCCGGATGCCTCTAGTGCCCTTCCGGTAGAGCTGTACTCACCCGGCCAGCTCTTCTCCTGGCCGGAGCTACAGGCAATGGCGTCCGACGGCGTGCTGACGCAGCTGTACCAGCGCGGCTACCTGCCGCCGGGAACCCGTTCCACCCCCGGCTCCGGGCACGCGCGTTGGGCACGATGATCCCGCCGCCGATCAGGCAGCGCGTGGTGGCCGGCAGGCTGACGGCGGCCTGGGTTTACGGCTGCGCACAGGAACCCGACCGGCTGGCGCTGCTGGTGGATGCCAGCCGGAGGATTTCAAGCCTGAGGTCTACGCGCGGCTGCACCTTCCATGAGGTGCGGTTGGGCGCGTTGGACGTCGTGAGCCTCGGCGGACTGATGGTCTCCAGTCCTTTGCGGACCGCCCTGGACATCGCCCTGCATGTGGAATCCGACCGTGCCCTGCCGGTTCTGGCCGCATTGCTGGACCGGACCGAGCTGGGCGTGCGGCTGCGCCTGCTCAGGCTTGCCGTGGAGGCCAGTCCGCGGGTGCCGCACAAGAAGGCGGCGCTGGAACGGCTCGCCATCCTCGAGACCGCACAGCCGCCTTAGCTGCGCCGCCGGTTCCC
Encoded here:
- the aspS gene encoding aspartate--tRNA ligase, producing MLRTHDLGSLRSEHIGQTVTLAGWVGRRRDHGGVAFVDLRDASGVAQVVVREEEVFHGLRNEFVLQIIGTVSKRPEGNENAALATGEIEVLAEKVTILNTSDPLPFQIDEHVEVGEEARLKHRYLDLRRPGPARNLRLRSEANRVARELLHEDGFVEIETPTLTRSTPEGARDFVVPARLAPGSWYALPQSPQLFKQLLQVGGFEKYYQIARCYRDEDFRADRQPEFTQLDIEASFVEQDDIIRLGEAIVKALWKLIDVEIPTPIQRITYSDAMARYGSDKPDLRFGLELTELTEFFKDTNFGVFKAPYVGAVVMPGGASQARRALDAWQEWAKQRGAKGLAYVLFKEDGELTGPVAKNLTDTEREGLADAVGAKPGDCIFFAAGEKSPSRALLGAARVEIGHRTGLINPKDWAFVWVVDAPMFEPAAAAVASGDVAVGAGQWTAVHHAFTSPKPEFMDSFDQDPESALSYAYDIVCNGNEIGGGSIRIHEREVQERVFELMGLDKADAQTKFGFLLEGFKFGAPPHGGIAFGWDRVVALLAGVESIRDVIAFPKSGGGYDPLTQAPAPITAQQRKEAGVDFKPEAKKAAPVPQKAEDTAK
- the hisS gene encoding histidine--tRNA ligase produces the protein MARTASLSGFPEWLPEERLVELHVLDTLRRVFELHGFSSIETRAVETVGQLLRKGEIDKEVYGLSRLQDEESDEAKSSKGDPHALALHFDLTVPFARYVVENAGYLAFPFRRYQVQKVWRGERPQEGRAREFTQADIDIVGDGELPFRYDVEIALVIAEALGALPIPDFLLRINNRKLAEGFYNGIGLTDTAGVLRSIDKLEKIGPAKVAALLQSELGATPEQAESALKLASIRTEDTSFVEQVRALGVRNELLEEGLNELEQVIAAAVQRAPGRVVADLSIARGLDYYTGTVVETVLVGHEQLGSICSGGRYDALASKGNRTFPGVGLSIGVTRLVSRILSQDLAKASRSVPTAVLVTLTNDDSWGAAQDVAEKLRARGIATEVAAKAEKFGKQIKFADRRGIPFVWFTDDDGKHQVKDIRSGEQTDADPASWAPAEEDLHVQVTMA
- a CDS encoding peptidylprolyl isomerase, whose amino-acid sequence is MAASSRSARDAKRRVQQMEAKRELRREQDKRRKRDNILAIGAGGAAVALALVLQLTVFSSNPTEAEFAAAQADLASPSATPSASPSNGDNIPKPETAAGQTFTGELKLNAGTLGVELDGTKAPQAAAVFKSLADQNFYAGLSCHRLTTGETFGVLQCGSKTGDGSADPAYTWGPLENTPPDNNYPAGTIAVARTGGNANGNGTQFFIVYKDTVIPADAAGGYTVVGKVTSGLDVVSGIAAAGLKPGDNATDGAPVEPVTIDSFSLK
- a CDS encoding DUF349 domain-containing protein, yielding MTDSQKSDETVSAAAANETETEATSAGQAPGQASAQATGQEAEQATDTPTATAPEATVEPQATEAETVEPQTTEAETVEPQAEAAPASPEADAAPEAAAPEATAPAPAEPAAAEPGAAAPAPAEAAAPEAPAPASAEPEAATSSPAPARPAPSPAAFAARPKAKPSPAAPAAAPASVSSAASLAEASRWGRVEGDGHVFLTVDGEEHPVGQYPDVSDDEALGYFARKYDDVVAQIVLLEQRVSSKAPTTDMQKTVTHLREQLAERNMVGDIRSAEARLDALVTQISELEKVEKAEHDAVRAAELAAREAIVAEAEEIAGHDPAQIQWKTSSARMNDLFESWKTAQKSGVRLGRSNEDALWKRFRAARTVFDRHRRAYFSQLDSNNSAAKAAKEKLITEAEALSSSTDWGFAAGEYRRLMDQWKASPRASRKDDDALWARFRAAQDVFFTNRQAANDEIDQEYGANLVVKEALLVEASELLPIKDLAAAKKALQSIRDRWEEAGKVPRADMARIEAGLRKVEDAVRHAEEENWKRSNPETKARTNSALSQLESAIAGLKDDLAKAEKAGDERKIKAAREALEARQAWLEQLERSASELS
- a CDS encoding type IV toxin-antitoxin system AbiEi family antitoxin, which produces MIPPPIRQRVVAGRLTAAWVYGCAQEPDRLALLVDASRRISSLRSTRGCTFHEVRLGALDVVSLGGLMVSSPLRTALDIALHVESDRALPVLAALLDRTELGVRLRLLRLAVEASPRVPHKKAALERLAILETAQPP